From Solibacillus isronensis, the proteins below share one genomic window:
- a CDS encoding bifunctional metallophosphatase/5'-nucleotidase, producing MKKGNKRSAKYTSYAILSSVAFTSLVGSPAIVAHADVQLTGNTKITGELEIKKQVEIQDKTSEALKDTKVIINPDEKAIIDLKDLEIGNIEIKNSVNLKGIKLENATIVINSDNKDSQIDLRGITSKNIVISKEVKEIVVADTAPLIQLESGVKPPKIVNKENIELPGAVEIIKTLLNKDLGLTAKSTVSSNENIAKATVTEEGIKVSAKAEGKATITVKDKENKNLVVSVTVSKVNGNFKIETSIEQPKDNFNLSIMHTNDTHASLDGIAKTVTAVKEVRAQKPDALLLNAGDVFSGTLYFNEFEGKADLEFMNLMKYDAMTFGNHEFDLGSSTEGHKALADFIAGANFPFVSANVNFEADEKFQGLFSDIVSSEPKNGKIYNGIVKEINGEKVGIFGLTTVETEDISSPGKITFEDYKKAAEKAVKAFENMGVDKIIAITHIGYDDNAAVDNDLILAAEVEGIDVIVGGHTHTALNKPVVVSKDETPTIIVQTGANNNNLGVLDVEFDNKGVVVKHDGQLIAIGSQVEDADAKSILAEYKERVDSVSSTEIGVSAITPLLNPRSGDVGNTTGESVRKNETILGNLITDGMLSKAKDFTGDNVIMALQNGGGIRAAIDKGPITVGEVIKVLPFGNTLAVMNVTGSELKEAFEISLGNLPGENGGFLHVSGAKVKYDSSKSKGGRIVSIEYKSTDGRYVTIQDNETYKIATNAFTAQGGDGYTPFAKAYAEGRVTDLGLSDWENFRDHLVSLKEVGIPTEIEGRIVDLAGQQNPGSEIPGGAIEQETFSGSIEKFKVYSSDVTVNIKDFDKLENAVIKGDLTIKGKVTGGFTLLNITVEGNLNYSDLEASSYNLNGITVEGNTIS from the coding sequence ATGAAAAAGGGAAATAAACGTTCTGCTAAATATACAAGTTACGCCATTTTATCTTCGGTTGCTTTTACATCTTTAGTTGGCTCGCCTGCTATCGTAGCTCATGCAGATGTACAATTAACTGGGAATACAAAGATAACTGGTGAGTTAGAAATAAAAAAACAAGTAGAAATTCAAGACAAAACAAGTGAAGCTTTAAAAGATACAAAAGTAATTATTAATCCTGATGAAAAAGCAATAATTGATTTAAAGGATTTAGAGATTGGTAACATTGAAATAAAAAATTCGGTAAATTTAAAAGGAATAAAATTAGAGAACGCAACAATTGTTATTAATTCTGATAATAAAGATAGCCAGATTGATCTAAGGGGTATCACATCTAAAAATATTGTTATTTCTAAAGAAGTTAAAGAAATAGTGGTGGCAGATACTGCACCACTAATTCAATTGGAATCCGGTGTAAAGCCTCCCAAAATCGTAAATAAAGAAAATATAGAATTACCTGGAGCGGTTGAGATCATTAAAACTTTATTGAATAAAGATTTAGGTTTAACTGCTAAAAGTACAGTATCATCGAATGAAAATATTGCAAAAGCTACAGTTACTGAAGAAGGAATTAAAGTTTCAGCTAAAGCTGAAGGAAAAGCTACTATTACAGTAAAAGATAAAGAAAATAAAAATTTGGTAGTTTCAGTAACTGTAAGTAAAGTAAATGGTAATTTTAAAATTGAAACTTCAATAGAACAGCCTAAAGACAATTTCAATTTATCAATTATGCATACAAATGATACACATGCAAGCTTGGATGGAATTGCTAAAACAGTTACAGCTGTTAAAGAAGTAAGAGCACAGAAACCAGATGCTTTATTGTTAAATGCTGGAGATGTATTTTCTGGTACTCTCTACTTTAATGAATTCGAAGGAAAAGCAGATTTAGAATTTATGAATCTGATGAAATATGATGCAATGACATTTGGAAATCATGAATTCGACTTAGGATCAAGCACGGAAGGTCATAAAGCATTAGCTGATTTTATTGCTGGTGCCAACTTCCCGTTTGTTAGTGCAAACGTTAATTTTGAAGCGGATGAGAAATTTCAGGGGTTGTTCAGTGACATTGTTTCAAGTGAACCGAAAAACGGAAAAATTTATAACGGCATTGTAAAAGAGATTAATGGAGAAAAAGTTGGTATCTTCGGATTAACTACAGTAGAAACAGAGGATATTTCCAGCCCGGGCAAAATAACATTCGAAGATTATAAAAAAGCAGCTGAAAAAGCAGTAAAAGCATTTGAAAACATGGGTGTTGACAAAATTATTGCTATTACACATATCGGATATGACGATAATGCGGCTGTAGACAATGATTTAATATTAGCTGCAGAAGTGGAAGGTATCGATGTAATCGTAGGTGGCCACACACATACAGCCCTAAATAAACCAGTTGTTGTTTCAAAAGATGAGACACCAACAATAATTGTACAAACAGGTGCGAACAATAATAACTTAGGTGTACTGGATGTAGAATTTGACAATAAAGGTGTTGTAGTTAAACACGATGGCCAGTTGATAGCGATTGGTTCTCAAGTGGAAGATGCAGATGCTAAATCAATTCTGGCAGAGTACAAAGAAAGAGTAGATTCTGTATCTTCAACAGAAATAGGTGTATCAGCTATTACACCGCTACTAAATCCACGGTCTGGAGATGTAGGTAATACAACTGGAGAAAGTGTTCGTAAAAATGAAACAATACTAGGTAACTTAATCACTGATGGGATGCTTTCGAAAGCAAAAGATTTCACAGGTGATAATGTTATCATGGCTTTACAAAATGGTGGTGGTATTCGTGCTGCAATTGACAAAGGTCCAATTACAGTCGGTGAAGTAATTAAAGTTTTACCTTTTGGTAATACATTGGCTGTAATGAATGTAACTGGTTCCGAGCTTAAAGAAGCATTTGAAATTAGCTTAGGGAATTTACCGGGAGAAAATGGTGGATTCCTTCATGTATCAGGAGCAAAAGTTAAATATGATTCATCAAAATCAAAAGGTGGACGCATAGTTTCAATTGAATACAAATCTACAGATGGAAGATATGTAACTATTCAAGATAATGAAACTTATAAAATTGCAACAAACGCATTTACTGCACAAGGTGGAGATGGGTATACACCATTTGCAAAAGCTTATGCAGAAGGTCGTGTAACAGATCTTGGCTTATCAGACTGGGAAAATTTCCGTGATCATTTAGTATCTCTTAAAGAAGTTGGAATTCCTACTGAAATTGAAGGCCGTATTGTAGATTTAGCTGGTCAACAGAATCCGGGATCAGAAATTCCAGGTGGGGCGATTGAACAAGAAACCTTCTCTGGATCGATAGAAAAATTTAAAGTATATTCTAGCGATGTAACTGTGAATATTAAAGACTTTGATAAATTAGAAAACGCTGTAATTAAAGGGGATTTAACTATTAAAGGTAAGGTAACAGGTGGGTTTACACTTTTAAACATTACAGTTGAAGGTAATCTGAATTATTCAGATTTAGAAGCTAGTTCATATAACTTAAACGGAATCACTGTTGAAGGAAATACAATTTCTTAA